Proteins encoded within one genomic window of Spirulina major PCC 6313:
- a CDS encoding potassium channel family protein, whose translation MNTEQNYQRLKTQLLVGIAGLGGIFLLGTVWYAMVEGWSWTDAAYMTMITLSTVGFSEIEPLGQESRLFTIALIFLGVLNIGYIVNRFTEAVIQGYFQDRLRQRQRQRLIETLHDHYILCGYGRTGHQIALEFAAEQIPFVVVDLQPEAIAEAQADGHMAMQGDATLDDCLITAGIERALCLVAALQSDAENLYTVLSAKTLNPNLRAIARANTEEAVKKLRRAGADAVVSPYVTGGRRLAAAALRPRVMDFVDGIITGTNRSFYLDEFLLDPNQCPCVGKTLSETNLRGQTGALVLAIRRADGTLLGGPMGDTYLHANDLLICMGTSEQLRQLSRLLAVSRPYWLK comes from the coding sequence ATGAACACCGAGCAAAACTATCAACGTCTCAAGACACAATTACTCGTCGGAATTGCGGGCCTGGGGGGGATTTTCCTGCTGGGAACAGTGTGGTATGCCATGGTGGAGGGCTGGTCTTGGACGGATGCGGCCTATATGACGATGATCACCCTGTCAACGGTGGGGTTTTCGGAGATTGAACCCCTGGGGCAGGAGTCGCGTTTGTTCACGATCGCCCTCATCTTCCTCGGTGTCTTAAATATTGGCTATATTGTCAATCGCTTTACGGAAGCCGTCATTCAGGGCTATTTTCAAGACAGACTCCGCCAACGCCAACGCCAACGCTTGATCGAAACACTCCACGACCATTACATTCTCTGCGGCTATGGGCGCACGGGCCACCAGATTGCGCTGGAATTTGCCGCTGAACAGATTCCCTTTGTGGTTGTGGATTTGCAACCGGAGGCGATCGCCGAAGCCCAGGCCGATGGCCACATGGCGATGCAGGGGGATGCAACCCTGGATGATTGCTTGATTACGGCGGGGATTGAGCGGGCGTTATGTTTGGTGGCGGCGTTACAGTCCGATGCGGAAAATCTCTACACGGTGCTGTCGGCGAAGACGTTGAATCCGAATCTGAGGGCGATCGCCCGTGCCAACACGGAAGAGGCCGTGAAAAAACTGCGGCGGGCCGGGGCGGATGCGGTGGTGTCTCCCTACGTGACCGGGGGGCGACGGTTAGCGGCGGCGGCCCTGCGGCCGCGGGTGATGGATTTCGTGGATGGGATTATTACCGGCACGAATCGCTCGTTTTATCTGGATGAATTTCTCCTCGACCCCAACCAATGCCCCTGTGTGGGAAAAACCCTGAGCGAGACAAATCTACGGGGCCAAACCGGGGCGCTCGTGTTGGCCATTCGCCGCGCTGATGGGACGCTCCTCGGTGGCCCCATGGGAGACACCTATCTCCACGCTAATGATTTGTTGATCTGTATGGGCACATCGGAGCAATTGCGGCAACTGTCGCGCCTGTTGGCGGTGTCGCGGCCCTACTGGTTAAAGTGA